The Pseudodesulfovibrio sp. S3 genome window below encodes:
- a CDS encoding ShlB/FhaC/HecB family hemolysin secretion/activation protein — protein sequence MCIALFAPSLCCGAPIDDAIRQQQQIQQQQEQRRQELERQHLEGLEKPPSGEDLRLPEVPQAAPGATCFQAKSIELKGVTLLSRSEVDSITKKYLGKCLTLNDVNNLVRDVTNAYIDKGYVTTRAVIPQQDLSAGHLVILVVEGKVEGIEFKDGQGAVRELRGAFPGIAGEYLNLRDIEQGLDQMNRLPSNNAKMELVPGDEPGTSRIVVENEPSRSWRLSAGLDNSGQDSTGRNQYILTFGKDNLLEMNDLLDLHINGDAEAWTNGEHQKSGTINGFYSIPLGYWTFSTSLSRYDYRTTIKSGASEYSSAGNTTTTSLSVDRVLRRDANSKTSLGLSYTHRDTQNYFSGVKLAATSQVLAVAGASLNHSHRLFGGLVSGQVGISHGLPILGAERDRNPAPDTPRAQFSKVIFGGSYYRPFTIEKTNFTWSTRFSGQWSEHTLYSAERISIGSRYTVRGFHEDSLSGDTGVYIRNELAMDMTGISGTASLMAKMLGKAQLYAGYDAGIIKSDDKELEERGSLQGAVLGVRTSGGNIVMDMAIAKPLDAPASMINDDLEFYTSIQYAF from the coding sequence TTGTGTATCGCGCTTTTTGCACCCAGCCTTTGCTGCGGCGCACCCATTGACGACGCCATCCGACAGCAACAGCAGATTCAGCAACAGCAGGAACAGCGTCGCCAGGAGCTGGAACGCCAACACCTGGAGGGGCTTGAAAAGCCGCCTTCCGGTGAAGACTTGCGTCTCCCCGAAGTCCCCCAGGCCGCTCCGGGTGCAACGTGCTTCCAGGCAAAATCCATTGAACTCAAGGGCGTCACCCTCCTCAGTCGATCTGAAGTCGACAGCATAACGAAAAAATATCTCGGCAAGTGCCTGACGCTGAATGACGTGAACAACCTCGTCCGCGACGTGACCAACGCCTATATCGACAAGGGCTACGTCACCACACGTGCCGTTATTCCTCAGCAAGATTTATCTGCCGGGCATCTGGTCATCCTCGTTGTGGAGGGCAAGGTGGAAGGCATTGAGTTCAAGGACGGTCAGGGAGCTGTCAGAGAACTCAGGGGAGCCTTCCCCGGCATTGCCGGCGAGTACCTGAATCTGCGCGATATCGAGCAGGGGCTGGATCAAATGAACCGGCTTCCGTCCAACAACGCCAAGATGGAGTTAGTACCCGGCGACGAACCGGGAACGAGCCGGATTGTGGTGGAGAACGAGCCCTCCCGGTCTTGGCGGTTATCTGCCGGGCTGGATAACTCCGGTCAGGATTCCACCGGGCGCAACCAGTATATTTTGACGTTTGGCAAAGACAACCTGCTCGAAATGAACGACCTGTTGGATCTGCATATAAACGGCGATGCCGAAGCCTGGACCAATGGGGAGCATCAGAAAAGCGGGACGATCAATGGTTTTTACTCGATTCCTTTGGGATATTGGACCTTTTCGACATCACTCAGCCGGTACGACTACCGGACCACCATCAAGAGCGGAGCCTCGGAATACAGCTCCGCCGGTAACACCACGACCACGAGCCTGTCCGTGGACCGGGTGCTCAGGCGTGATGCCAACAGCAAAACCTCACTTGGTCTCTCCTACACCCATCGTGACACCCAAAACTATTTCAGCGGCGTAAAGCTGGCCGCAACCAGCCAGGTCCTGGCGGTGGCGGGCGCTTCTCTCAACCATAGCCACCGGCTTTTTGGCGGGCTGGTTTCCGGACAAGTCGGCATCAGCCATGGCCTTCCCATACTGGGTGCCGAACGCGACAGGAATCCCGCACCGGACACTCCCCGCGCCCAGTTTTCCAAGGTCATCTTCGGCGGGAGTTATTACCGCCCCTTCACGATCGAAAAGACCAATTTTACCTGGAGCACCAGGTTTTCCGGCCAATGGTCGGAGCACACGCTTTACAGCGCCGAACGCATCAGTATCGGCAGCCGGTATACGGTGCGCGGCTTTCATGAGGACAGCCTGAGCGGCGACACCGGGGTGTACATCCGAAATGAGCTGGCCATGGATATGACCGGCATCAGCGGCACAGCGTCCCTAATGGCAAAGATGCTGGGCAAGGCGCAGCTCTATGCGGGCTACGATGCCGGAATAATCAAGTCCGATGACAAGGAGCTGGAAGAGCGTGGCTCGCTTCAGGGCGCTGTCCTCGGTGTCCGAACTTCCGGCGGCAACATTGTCATGGACATGGCCATTGCCAAGCCCCTGGACGCGCCGGCCTCTATGATAAACGACGATCTCGAATTTTACACATCCATTCAATACGCCTTTTAG